A single region of the Aquarana catesbeiana isolate 2022-GZ linkage group LG07, ASM4218655v1, whole genome shotgun sequence genome encodes:
- the DMRTA2 gene encoding doublesex- and mab-3-related transcription factor A2, producing MELSGAPSVSQVPQTATSTSLPVTMTGTLLRGPQLLLRAAEKYPRTPKCARCRNHGVVSALKGHKRYCRWKDCMCAKCTLIAERQRVMAAQVALRRQQAQEENEARELQLLYGTAEGLALAAANGIIPPRPAYEVYTSVCQEGGSETKIQKFDLFPKALIPRSITPQQLAPGVKPVTPDSESVTGSTQGASSPEVRHGSGSENGDGESFLSSPMSKTLKEGEDSPGSISPLGSDSGSDGEKDEQDPSSSSSSRQRTPIDILTRVFPTQKRSVLELVLQGCGGDVVQAIEQILNNRGQEKGEETWSREAALQSLQPSVSTSHRPLIAGAITPAIGTLGSRSAFSPLQPNAAHFGTDTNTYQLGGHLGLNPLRLAYSAHSRGLAFMTPYSTAGFMPTLGFRPPMDYAFSDLMRDRANVHKDQVYTNGLYGSVVNNNTEKQ from the exons ATGGAGTTGAGCGGGGCCCCTTCTGTATCCCAGGTCCCCCAGACTGCCACTTCCACTTCTCTGCCTGTCACCATGACCGGAACGTTGCTCCGGGGCCCCCAATTGCTCCTGCGGGCTGCTGAGAAGTACCCCCGCACCCCGAAGTGCGCCCGATGCAGGAATCACGGGGTGGTGTCGGCTCTCAAGGGCCACAAGCGCTACTGTCGCTGGAAAGACTGCATGTGCGCCAAGTGCACGCTGATCGCGGAACGCCAGAGGGTCATGGCCGCGCAAGTTGCGCTCCGGCGGCAGCAGGCTCAGGAGGAGAACGAAGCCCGCGAGCTGCAGCTGCTCTATGGAACCGCCGAGGGGTTAGCGCTGGCCGCGGCCAATGGTATCATCCCACCCAGGCCCGCCTATGAGGTCTACACTTCGGTGTGCCAGGAAGGAGGCTCAG AGACCAAGATCCAGAAGTTTGACCTTTTCCCCAAGGCGCTCATCCCCAGGTCAATCACCCCTCAGCAGCTGGCCCCCGGGGTCAAGCCGGTGACCCCTGACAGTGAATCGGTGACTGGAAGCACCCAAGGGGCCTCATCCCCTGAAGTCAGACATGGCTCTGGATCAGAAAACGGGGACGGTGAGTCCTTCCTCAGCTCCCCAATGTCCAAAACCCTTAAAGAAGGAGAGGACAGCCCGGGCTCCATTAGCCCACTGGGCTCTGATTCTGGTTCTGATGGCGAGAAGGACGAGCAGGACCCCAGTTCTTCCTCCTCATCCAGGCAGAGGACCCCCATAGACATCCTGACCAGGGTCTTCCCCACTCAGAAGAGAAGCGTTCTAGAGCTGGTTCTACAAGGCTGTGGAGGAGATGTGGTCCAGGCCATCGAGCAGATCCTGAACAACCGAGGTCAGGAGAAGGGTGAGGAAACTTGGTCTAGAGAAGCGGCTCTTCAAAGCCTTCAACCTTCAGTGTCCACCAGCCACCGGCCACTCATAGCTGGAGCCATCACCCCAGCCATCGGGACCCTGGGGAGCAGGTCCGCCTTCTCCCCTCTGCAGCCCAATGCTGCCCACTTTGGGACAGACACCAACACCTACCAGCTAGGTGGGCACCTCGGACTCAACCCATTAAGATTGGCCTATTCTGCCCACAGTAGAGGACTTGCCTTCATGACTCCTTACTCCACAGCTGGTTTCATGCCCACCCTTGGCTTCCGCCCACCTATGGACTATGCCTTTAGTGACCTGATGAGGGACCGGGCAAATGTGCACAAGGACCAGGTTTACACAAACGGTCTGTATGGGTCTGTAGTCAATAACAACACCGAGAAACAATGA